The following coding sequences are from one Clostridioides difficile ATCC 9689 = DSM 1296 window:
- a CDS encoding DUF917 domain-containing protein, producing the protein MRFLTEESVDKIAVGAAVLGTGGGGDPYVGKLVAKQAIKKYGPVKVISLDELDDDALVVPVSGMGSPVITIEKLLSEVELTTPLEIMEKLLNRKVDVIIPIEIGGINSLMPIAVAAKKGLPILDADSMGRAFPEAQMVTFYLEGYEASPAVMSDEKGNSAILYPVDGIWSERLARTLTVEMGGSSSISDYNLSGAQVKKAAIGNTLTIAETIGGFLLENKSDSKGAVENILKELRGYKLFEGKVIDIKRELKGGFTRGHAFFAGINEYDGEYSILFQNENLIAKKGDTPLCITPDLIAVLDLETGFPITTERIKYGSRVMVVAFPCNEKWRTEKGIETVGPGYFGYDVEYKTVEELQGK; encoded by the coding sequence ATGAGATTTTTAACAGAAGAAAGTGTAGATAAAATAGCAGTTGGTGCAGCAGTGCTTGGAACTGGAGGTGGAGGTGACCCATATGTAGGTAAATTGGTTGCAAAACAAGCCATTAAAAAGTATGGTCCTGTAAAAGTAATAAGTTTAGATGAACTTGATGATGATGCTTTGGTAGTTCCAGTATCTGGTATGGGTTCTCCTGTAATTACAATAGAAAAATTACTTTCAGAAGTTGAGTTAACTACCCCTTTAGAAATAATGGAGAAATTATTAAATAGAAAAGTGGATGTTATAATTCCTATAGAAATAGGAGGGATAAACTCACTTATGCCTATAGCAGTTGCTGCTAAAAAAGGACTTCCTATCTTAGATGCAGATTCTATGGGTAGAGCTTTCCCTGAAGCTCAAATGGTAACTTTTTATCTTGAAGGATATGAGGCATCTCCTGCCGTAATGTCTGATGAAAAAGGTAATTCTGCCATCCTTTATCCTGTGGATGGAATTTGGTCAGAAAGATTAGCTAGAACTTTAACTGTAGAAATGGGAGGAAGTTCTTCTATTAGTGACTATAATTTAAGTGGAGCTCAAGTTAAAAAAGCTGCTATAGGTAATACTCTTACAATAGCTGAAACTATAGGAGGGTTTTTACTTGAAAATAAATCTGATTCAAAAGGTGCTGTTGAGAATATACTAAAAGAATTGCGTGGATACAAGTTATTTGAAGGAAAAGTAATTGATATTAAGAGAGAGTTGAAAGGTGGATTTACTAGAGGACATGCCTTTTTTGCTGGGATTAATGAGTATGATGGAGAGTATTCTATATTATTCCAAAATGAGAATTTAATTGCCAAAAAAGGTGATACACCACTTTGTATTACACCAGATTTAATAGCAGTATTAGATTTAGAAACTGGATTTCCAATAACTACAGAGAGAATAAAATATGGCTCTCGTGTTATGGTAGTAGCTTTTCCTTGTAATGAAAAGTGGAGAACAGAAAAAGGAATTGAGACAGTTGGACCTGGATACTTTGGATATGATGTGGAATATAAAACAGTAGAAGAATTACAAGGAAAATAA
- a CDS encoding GTP pyrophosphokinase encodes MGLKEFDFIEESIDMLRTMSPTLETISDEIEEYFENILDEKNQEYINVTSRIKSESSLREKIIRNRYLKKYGEASNLIHNVSDLIGLRIECRFIEDENKIYRLLRRYFNKTDDKINYYNKENKNIKLKLSERQPNKQKNGFEIYKIDGVFAYLDREVKFELQIKSLVNVFWSEIEHKIIYKNNTYLLADKFIKDMMDSIKNNLTMIDNQLLSIYKNFHSGKSFNMKVSKKEIEKLFAKLVYDAFSEKMNKSIGFVVDFKKPCETILNYSFNKQDISDEVLGNFMLDEFARLNEIVNKDIDFNEQIEFEREPTFDDKFCKDLGNHFRSRLNTEFPWNLFFRILFEIEPYNNTKDFENFVEFIKENVLLEENREQLLCQFEEDSKLIIEDIYDCIFNSISEIDSVEILYNYNLEKINFTSSEIINCICREYECYGEYLEEKEKLMNTFKEKIIQIFE; translated from the coding sequence ATGGGATTAAAAGAATTTGATTTTATTGAAGAGTCTATTGATATGTTGAGGACAATGTCACCAACATTAGAAACTATATCAGATGAAATAGAAGAGTATTTTGAAAATATCTTGGATGAAAAGAATCAAGAATATATAAATGTAACCTCTAGAATAAAATCAGAATCAAGTTTAAGAGAAAAGATAATTAGAAATAGATATTTAAAAAAATATGGAGAAGCAAGTAATCTTATTCATAATGTTTCTGACTTAATAGGCCTAAGAATTGAGTGTAGATTTATTGAGGATGAAAACAAAATATATAGACTTTTGAGAAGATATTTTAATAAAACAGATGACAAAATAAACTATTATAATAAAGAGAATAAGAATATTAAATTAAAACTATCTGAGAGGCAACCCAATAAACAAAAAAATGGATTTGAAATATATAAAATAGATGGAGTTTTTGCGTATTTAGATAGAGAAGTAAAATTTGAACTTCAAATTAAATCTCTTGTAAATGTGTTTTGGAGTGAAATAGAACATAAAATAATTTATAAAAACAATACATATTTACTTGCTGATAAATTTATAAAGGATATGATGGACTCTATAAAGAATAATCTTACTATGATAGATAATCAGCTTTTAAGTATTTATAAAAACTTTCATTCAGGGAAGTCTTTTAATATGAAAGTAAGTAAAAAAGAAATTGAAAAATTATTTGCGAAATTAGTCTATGACGCTTTTTCTGAAAAGATGAATAAAAGTATAGGTTTTGTTGTAGATTTTAAAAAACCATGTGAGACTATATTGAACTATTCTTTTAATAAACAAGATATAAGTGATGAAGTTTTAGGTAATTTTATGCTTGATGAGTTTGCAAGATTAAATGAAATTGTAAACAAGGATATAGATTTTAATGAGCAAATAGAATTTGAAAGAGAACCAACATTTGATGATAAGTTTTGTAAAGACCTAGGAAATCATTTTAGAAGTAGATTAAACACAGAATTTCCATGGAACCTATTTTTTAGAATATTATTTGAAATAGAGCCATATAACAATACCAAAGACTTTGAAAACTTTGTAGAGTTTATAAAAGAAAATGTGCTACTAGAAGAAAATAGGGAGCAATTATTATGCCAATTTGAAGAAGATAGCAAACTTATAATTGAAGATATATATGATTGTATATTTAATAGTATAAGTGAGATTGATAGTGTTGAAATTTTATATAACTATAATCTTGAAAAAATAAACTTTACATCAAGTGAAATCATAAATTGTATATGTAGAGAATATGAGTGTTATGGTGAATACTTAGAAGAAAAAGAAAAGCTTATGAATACATTTAAAGAAAAGATTATTCAAATCTTTGAATAA
- the moaC gene encoding cyclic pyranopterin monophosphate synthase MoaC, protein MLTHINEKGYAKMVDISEKDDTKRTAVATATITLSKEALEKVKNGQIKKGDVLSVAQVAGIMGAKNTSSNIPMCHQIKLVGCDLEFDVDDSMSAIKIYATCKSLGKTGVEMEALNACSLAALTIYDMCKAVDKKMVISNIHLVEKTGGKSGDFKFE, encoded by the coding sequence ATGTTAACACATATAAATGAAAAAGGGTATGCCAAGATGGTGGACATAAGTGAAAAAGATGATACTAAAAGAACGGCCGTAGCTACAGCTACAATTACTCTTAGTAAGGAAGCATTAGAAAAAGTAAAAAATGGTCAGATAAAAAAAGGAGACGTATTGTCTGTAGCTCAAGTTGCAGGTATAATGGGAGCTAAAAATACATCTTCAAACATACCAATGTGCCATCAGATTAAATTAGTTGGATGTGATTTAGAATTTGATGTAGATGATTCTATGTCTGCTATTAAGATATACGCAACCTGTAAATCTCTTGGGAAAACTGGAGTAGAAATGGAAGCTTTAAATGCATGTTCTTTAGCAGCACTTACAATTTATGATATGTGTAAAGCAGTTGATAAAAAAATGGTTATAAGTAATATCCATCTTGTAGAGAAGACTGGTGGAAAATCAGGAGATTTTAAGTTCGAGTAA
- a CDS encoding YfcC family protein, protein MTDSKKKRFIIPHTFTIIFLLIVLMAILTWIVPSGEFSREDVEGRMVVVPGTYQSVESNPQGFADVFKAPIEGFIDSAEVVGFVLIVGGAFGIVNRTGAIEAGIASVISKFKGKELLIIPISMILFGLGGTTFGMAEETLPFYMIFVPLMTSLGYDSLTAIAIVFIGAAAGAAASTINPFSVGIAQALAQLAPGSGVTYRVVIFIAYILISIAFVMYYAKKVKENPESSIVYEIDKNNKSILNQTSTEIKEFTFKEVSVLAIFGIGMAIMIWGVLSQGWYIPEISMCFAAIGVLSGLVGRLSQIEISESFIDGAKDLASAALAIALARGIVIIAQNGFIIDTILNSAAAFLGGLPKVIFVYLSFFLEAALAFLIPSSSGLASLTVPVLAPLGDLVNISAQVIVTAYQFGVGLTNFITPTSGVLMGALAVAHIPFSKWVRFIMPILLILTAVSLVFLTIGIYIGF, encoded by the coding sequence ATGACTGACAGTAAAAAGAAACGATTTATTATACCACACACTTTTACAATAATATTTTTACTAATAGTCTTGATGGCAATATTGACTTGGATAGTACCAAGTGGTGAATTTAGTAGAGAAGATGTAGAAGGTAGAATGGTAGTTGTACCAGGGACTTATCAAAGTGTAGAAAGTAATCCTCAAGGATTTGCAGATGTTTTTAAAGCACCAATAGAAGGCTTTATCGATTCAGCTGAAGTTGTAGGTTTTGTTTTAATAGTTGGAGGTGCTTTTGGTATTGTAAATAGGACTGGAGCTATAGAAGCAGGAATAGCTTCGGTTATCTCTAAGTTTAAGGGAAAAGAACTTCTTATAATTCCAATATCAATGATTTTATTTGGACTTGGAGGTACAACATTTGGGATGGCAGAAGAGACATTACCATTTTATATGATATTTGTTCCACTCATGACATCCTTGGGATATGATTCTCTAACAGCAATAGCAATTGTATTTATAGGAGCAGCAGCAGGAGCAGCCGCTTCAACAATAAATCCATTTTCAGTTGGTATTGCACAGGCACTAGCTCAACTTGCTCCTGGTTCAGGAGTAACTTACAGAGTAGTTATTTTTATAGCATATATACTAATAAGTATAGCATTTGTTATGTACTATGCTAAGAAGGTAAAGGAAAATCCTGAAAGTTCAATAGTATATGAAATAGATAAAAATAATAAATCAATACTTAATCAAACTTCAACAGAAATAAAAGAATTTACTTTTAAAGAAGTATCTGTTCTTGCTATATTTGGAATAGGGATGGCAATAATGATTTGGGGTGTTTTAAGTCAGGGATGGTACATTCCAGAAATATCAATGTGTTTTGCTGCAATAGGTGTGCTTTCTGGATTGGTTGGTAGATTATCTCAAATTGAAATCTCAGAAAGTTTTATAGATGGAGCAAAAGATTTAGCATCTGCAGCTCTTGCTATAGCTTTGGCTCGTGGAATCGTAATAATTGCTCAAAATGGATTTATAATAGATACTATATTAAATTCCGCAGCAGCCTTTCTAGGTGGGCTTCCAAAGGTTATATTTGTATATTTATCATTTTTCTTGGAAGCTGCATTGGCATTTTTAATTCCATCATCTTCAGGTCTTGCTTCACTTACAGTACCTGTACTTGCTCCTCTTGGTGATTTGGTTAATATATCGGCTCAAGTGATAGTAACCGCTTATCAATTTGGTGTGGGTCTTACAAACTTTATAACTCCAACTTCAGGAGTACTGATGGGAGCACTTGCAGTAGCCCATATTCCATTTTCAAAATGGGTAAGATTTATAATGCCTATCTTGTTGATTTTGACAGCTGTATCTCTAGTCTTTTTAACAATAGGTATTTATATAGGGTTTTAA
- a CDS encoding heavy metal-binding domain-containing protein, with protein MLIVTTEKVEGKKISKVLGLVRGSTIRAKHVGKDIGASFKNLVGGELTGYNEMLTEARQIAIGRMVEDAKAKGANAVIAFRLSSASVMQGAAEMLAYGTAVVLEDDNSILEK; from the coding sequence ATGTTAATAGTAACTACAGAAAAAGTAGAAGGTAAAAAGATATCAAAGGTTTTAGGATTAGTGAGAGGAAGTACAATAAGAGCAAAACATGTTGGAAAAGATATAGGAGCAAGTTTTAAGAATCTTGTTGGAGGAGAACTTACTGGATATAATGAAATGCTCACTGAAGCAAGACAAATTGCCATAGGTAGAATGGTTGAAGATGCAAAAGCTAAAGGTGCAAACGCAGTAATAGCATTTAGACTGTCTTCAGCTTCAGTTATGCAAGGAGCAGCAGAAATGCTTGCTTATGGAACAGCAGTTGTTTTAGAAGATGATAATAGTATTCTTGAAAAATAA
- a CDS encoding MOSC domain-containing protein, whose product MAKVVSINISEKKGVIKVPVQCAELKINHGIVGDAHAGNWHRQISLLGKESIDKMKMKGFDQLKYGDFAENVTTEGIEVFSLPVGTKLRIGQCEVEVTQIGKKCHNGCEIKKLTGDCVMPREGIFVKVLKEGIINVNDSIDVI is encoded by the coding sequence ATGGCGAAGGTAGTGTCAATAAATATAAGTGAGAAAAAAGGTGTAATTAAAGTTCCTGTACAATGTGCAGAGCTAAAAATAAATCATGGGATAGTTGGAGATGCACATGCAGGAAACTGGCATCGTCAGATAAGCTTACTTGGAAAAGAAAGCATAGATAAAATGAAAATGAAAGGCTTTGACCAATTAAAATATGGAGATTTTGCTGAAAATGTAACTACAGAAGGGATAGAAGTTTTTTCCCTGCCTGTTGGTACAAAGTTAAGAATAGGGCAATGTGAAGTTGAAGTAACTCAAATAGGGAAAAAATGTCACAATGGATGTGAAATTAAGAAATTGACAGGTGACTGTGTGATGCCACGAGAAGGAATTTTTGTAAAGGTTCTAAAAGAAGGAATTATAAATGTGAATGATTCAATAGATGTAATCTAA
- a CDS encoding CoA-binding protein has translation MNLLKCDSWAVILNNSDKESKAYKILDELKRNMYKVVAIDEEKKPIEGIDVYECLKDVPHNIDVVAIIDKQSKMDVILEEVELLDIQNMWFEKGSFSEMMIKKTKDLKLNIEYNLSLYDELTR, from the coding sequence ATGAATTTACTTAAATGCGATTCTTGGGCAGTAATATTAAATAATAGCGATAAAGAAAGTAAAGCATATAAAATATTAGATGAACTTAAAAGGAATATGTACAAAGTTGTTGCTATAGATGAAGAGAAAAAACCTATTGAAGGAATAGATGTGTATGAATGTTTAAAAGATGTTCCACACAATATTGATGTTGTAGCTATTATTGATAAACAATCTAAGATGGATGTGATTTTAGAAGAAGTAGAGCTTTTGGATATACAAAATATGTGGTTTGAAAAAGGAAGCTTTAGTGAAATGATGATTAAAAAGACTAAAGATTTAAAATTAAATATAGAATATAATTTAAGTTTATATGATGAGTTGACTAGATAA
- a CDS encoding MogA/MoaB family molybdenum cofactor biosynthesis protein → MFNVAIITLSDKGYEGKREDITGKKLTEFVENTGAYKVTEYVLIKDDKEMLKENIIRLCNSNKIDLILTNGGTGFSKRDITPEATKEVLEKEIPGLSEYMRMKSTEITKKAILSRGVSGIRNNSIIINLPGSPKGAVENLSFIIDVLDHGIEVLRGEATECATKKSE, encoded by the coding sequence ATGTTTAATGTTGCAATTATAACACTTAGTGATAAAGGATATGAAGGAAAAAGAGAAGATATAACAGGAAAAAAGTTAACTGAATTTGTTGAAAATACAGGAGCTTATAAAGTTACTGAATATGTACTTATAAAAGATGATAAGGAAATGCTAAAGGAAAATATTATAAGACTTTGTAATAGTAATAAAATAGATTTAATTCTTACAAATGGAGGTACTGGTTTTTCAAAAAGAGATATAACCCCAGAAGCAACTAAGGAAGTGTTGGAAAAAGAAATACCAGGTCTGAGCGAATATATGAGAATGAAATCCACAGAAATTACTAAAAAGGCCATACTAAGTAGGGGTGTGAGTGGAATAAGAAATAATTCTATAATAATAAATTTACCTGGAAGTCCTAAAGGTGCAGTTGAAAATCTAAGTTTTATAATTGATGTTTTAGACCATGGCATAGAAGTTTTAAGAGGAGAAGCTACAGAATGTGCCACTAAAAAAAGTGAATAG
- a CDS encoding ROK family protein, translating to MYRVGIDVGGTNTDACILDGELKVIHSVKVATTKDVETGVYNALKKVIDESKIDHSLIKYAMLGTTHCTNAIVERKRLNNVAMIRIGKPATTAILPFIDWPEDLREKIELDSILVSGGYEFD from the coding sequence ATGTATCGTGTAGGAATTGACGTTGGAGGAACAAATACAGATGCTTGTATACTGGATGGGGAATTAAAAGTAATTCATTCAGTTAAGGTGGCAACTACAAAAGATGTTGAAACTGGTGTTTACAATGCCTTAAAAAAAGTTATAGATGAAAGTAAGATTGACCATTCATTAATAAAATATGCTATGCTTGGTACAACTCATTGTACAAATGCTATTGTAGAAAGAAAAAGACTTAATAATGTGGCTATGATAAGAATAGGAAAGCCAGCCACTACTGCCATTCTTCCATTTATAGATTGGCCAGAAGACTTAAGAGAAAAAATAGAATTAGATTCAATATTGGTATCTGGTGGATATGAGTTTGATTAA
- the thiH gene encoding 2-iminoacetate synthase ThiH, with product MSFYDVIEKYRDFDFDGYLNNVTDNDVLRSLSKDKLEDFDILNLLSKTAVKHLEDMAQKAHKLSVQYFGKTVCLYTPMYIANYCVNQCVYCSYNIKSGIKRKKLTMDEIREEGEAISKEGFKHLLVLTGESSFHSSVEYIGEAIEILREKFPSIGIEVYPMEVEEYKYIVDKGVEGLTVYQETYDEEIYKRVHIKGPKSNYKFRLDAPERGAKAGMRTLSIGALLGLNDFRKETFFTILHGKYLKTKYPHIELSYSTPRMRPFKGCFEELVDISDTDLVQAMVCMRLFDPHAAINISTRENLEMRSHIIPLGVTKLSAGVSTDVGGHSQDEHDTAQFKINDESTVKDVEKMLNSIGYQHVFKDWERF from the coding sequence ATGAGTTTTTATGATGTAATAGAAAAATATAGGGATTTTGATTTTGATGGATATTTAAATAATGTTACTGATAATGATGTTTTAAGAAGTTTATCAAAAGACAAGCTTGAAGATTTTGATATATTAAATTTGCTTTCTAAAACTGCAGTAAAACATTTAGAAGATATGGCACAAAAAGCACATAAATTAAGTGTTCAATACTTTGGTAAAACAGTATGTTTATATACACCAATGTATATAGCAAATTATTGTGTTAATCAATGTGTTTATTGTAGCTATAATATAAAGAGTGGAATAAAAAGAAAAAAATTAACTATGGATGAAATTAGAGAAGAGGGAGAAGCAATTTCAAAAGAAGGTTTCAAACATCTACTTGTTTTGACTGGAGAAAGTAGTTTTCACTCAAGTGTAGAATATATAGGTGAGGCTATAGAAATATTAAGAGAGAAATTTCCCTCTATAGGTATAGAAGTTTATCCAATGGAAGTAGAAGAATATAAGTACATTGTAGATAAAGGTGTTGAAGGATTAACAGTATATCAAGAAACTTATGACGAGGAAATATATAAGAGAGTACATATAAAAGGCCCAAAATCAAATTATAAATTTAGACTAGATGCTCCTGAAAGAGGGGCAAAAGCAGGTATGAGGACTTTATCAATAGGTGCACTTTTAGGGCTAAATGATTTTAGAAAAGAAACTTTTTTTACAATATTGCATGGGAAATACTTAAAAACGAAATATCCTCATATTGAGCTTTCATATTCAACACCAAGAATGAGACCTTTTAAAGGGTGTTTTGAGGAATTGGTAGATATAAGTGATACTGATTTAGTTCAAGCTATGGTATGTATGAGATTATTTGACCCTCATGCAGCTATAAACATATCCACTAGAGAAAATTTAGAAATGAGAAGTCATATAATACCTTTAGGAGTAACTAAATTGAGTGCAGGTGTATCTACTGATGTAGGAGGTCATTCTCAAGATGAACATGATACTGCTCAATTTAAGATAAATGATGAAAGTACTGTTAAAGATGTGGAGAAAATGCTAAACTCAATTGGTTATCAGCATGTGTTTAAAGATTGGGAAAGATTTTAA
- the moaA gene encoding GTP 3',8-cyclase MoaA: MIDKYGRKIDYLRISLTDKCNLRCVYCMPPDVKFDKNYINENLSFEDYKFIIKAMAEQGITKIRFTGGEPLLYPKLNELIKFTKEECGINNIGMTTNAIGLSDRIFELEKCGLNKVNISLDSLKEYKYKSVTRGGNLKDVLKSIESCLNLGIKVKLNCVAISGFNDDELKDFMFLTVKSPIDVRFIELMPLGEANRVYKKGYFNVKEMIEKIYGLYKVKNDEKSTAEYYMFKGAKGRIGIITPLSCSFCNTCNRIRLTSSGAIKLCLHSKEEIDIKPFLHKPLLFRESMKDIIKQKPEKHHLLENKCSDTNRRMYEIGG, encoded by the coding sequence ATGATTGATAAGTATGGAAGAAAAATAGACTACCTTCGTATTTCACTTACAGATAAGTGTAATTTAAGGTGTGTCTATTGTATGCCACCAGATGTAAAATTTGATAAAAATTATATAAATGAAAATCTAAGCTTTGAAGACTACAAGTTTATTATAAAGGCTATGGCTGAACAAGGTATAACAAAAATTAGATTTACTGGAGGAGAACCTCTTTTATATCCTAAATTAAATGAGCTTATAAAATTTACAAAAGAAGAATGTGGAATAAATAACATAGGAATGACCACTAATGCTATTGGGCTTTCTGATAGAATCTTTGAGCTTGAAAAATGTGGCTTAAATAAAGTTAATATAAGTTTAGATTCTTTGAAGGAATATAAGTATAAATCCGTAACAAGAGGAGGAAACTTAAAAGATGTCTTAAAATCGATTGAATCTTGTTTAAACTTAGGTATAAAAGTAAAGTTAAATTGCGTTGCTATAAGTGGGTTTAATGATGATGAGCTTAAAGATTTTATGTTTTTAACAGTTAAATCACCAATTGATGTAAGATTTATAGAGCTTATGCCATTAGGTGAGGCTAATAGAGTTTATAAGAAGGGTTATTTTAATGTAAAAGAAATGATTGAAAAAATATATGGTTTATATAAAGTCAAAAATGATGAAAAAAGTACAGCAGAATATTATATGTTTAAAGGAGCTAAAGGAAGAATAGGAATTATAACTCCATTAAGCTGTTCATTTTGTAACACTTGTAATCGTATTAGACTTACTTCTAGTGGTGCAATAAAATTATGTCTACATTCAAAAGAAGAAATAGATATAAAACCATTTTTACATAAACCATTGTTATTTAGAGAATCTATGAAAGATATAATAAAACAAAAACCAGAAAAACATCATTTACTAGAAAATAAATGTAGTGATACAAATAGGCGTATGTATGAAATTGGAGGATAA
- a CDS encoding cytosine permease: protein MEEEKINYALEQIPENQKRGWVAMFSVLVAIGVDLSSVILGAELAQSMPMKQAILSVIVGSFFSAILYTTCSLVGSSTSLSTSMITKYVFGEAGAKIFSLVIGVSLLGWFGVQVGFFAQNAQIIIKDIFNLDVSMQILSLIGGLLMMSTAIYGYKAMEKLSVYSVPFLLVLMMLTIFLAFRANGISVDDNMKSTMTFAGGVSLSMSIIIVGAIVSPDISRWAKSRRDCALSSFLGIQFGNAFMIIVSIVLVKCMGTSDIMRIFITLGIAIPGIIVLTLAQWTTNTSNVYSASLSIALVLKKAPEKVLTIVLGIIATLLAVFGIYEGFIGFLNLLGIVIAPVGGVYTAEYYIVKQELKGFDKGVLYKPIVKRSIVSWIIGILITYLSTYGFITLTTIAPLDGFIAGFVVQSIIGKVLCSTKNKQEIDKAV from the coding sequence ATGGAAGAAGAAAAAATTAACTATGCTCTGGAACAGATTCCAGAGAATCAAAAACGTGGTTGGGTAGCTATGTTTTCAGTTTTAGTAGCAATAGGTGTGGATTTATCATCTGTTATTTTAGGCGCTGAGTTGGCACAGAGTATGCCAATGAAACAAGCAATATTGTCAGTAATTGTTGGTTCATTTTTTTCTGCAATTTTGTATACTACATGCTCTTTGGTTGGTTCATCTACAAGTTTATCTACATCTATGATAACAAAGTATGTATTTGGAGAAGCTGGAGCAAAAATATTTTCTCTAGTTATAGGGGTTTCTCTATTAGGTTGGTTTGGAGTTCAAGTAGGTTTCTTTGCTCAAAATGCACAGATAATAATAAAAGATATATTTAATTTAGATGTAAGTATGCAGATTTTAAGCCTAATAGGTGGTCTCTTGATGATGAGTACTGCAATTTATGGATATAAGGCAATGGAGAAGTTGAGTGTGTATTCAGTACCATTTTTATTAGTTCTTATGATGCTAACTATATTCTTAGCTTTTAGAGCAAATGGAATTTCAGTTGATGATAATATGAAATCTACTATGACATTTGCAGGTGGAGTTTCTCTGTCAATGAGTATAATAATAGTTGGTGCAATTGTATCTCCTGATATAAGTCGTTGGGCTAAAAGTAGAAGAGACTGTGCTCTTTCAAGCTTTTTGGGAATACAATTTGGAAATGCTTTTATGATAATAGTTTCGATAGTATTAGTAAAATGTATGGGAACTTCAGATATTATGAGAATTTTTATTACATTAGGAATTGCTATACCAGGTATAATAGTACTTACATTAGCACAATGGACTACAAATACAAGTAATGTATATTCAGCATCATTAAGTATAGCTCTTGTACTTAAGAAGGCTCCTGAGAAAGTATTAACTATAGTCCTTGGTATTATAGCAACATTATTGGCTGTATTTGGAATATATGAAGGTTTTATAGGATTTTTAAATTTACTTGGAATTGTAATTGCACCTGTTGGTGGTGTATATACAGCAGAATATTACATAGTAAAGCAAGAACTTAAAGGCTTTGATAAAGGAGTATTATATAAACCAATAGTTAAACGTTCAATAGTGTCTTGGATAATTGGTATATTAATAACTTACCTTTCAACATATGGATTTATAACTCTTACTACTATAGCACCTTTAGATGGTTTTATAGCAGGGTTTGTAGTACAATCTATTATTGGAAAAGTGCTTTGTTCAACAAAAAATAAGCAAGAAATAGACAAAGCAGTATAA
- a CDS encoding thiamine phosphate synthase: MYLITNRKLCSEERYLEVIKESILSGVENIIIREKDLEYQELRKLYMKIKTKINCIDFQEQISDESLKTNINQKEFRNKFKVNFIINSNIEFFEKVDCQGIHLPFKLFLNLIENKYNFNENKILGLSLHKVEEVDYLEKLIRNQNIKIDYITLSHIYETKCKEGLNPKGIELLKEAKKITDIKIIALGGILPSNVKETLKYCDDFAIMSTIMRSKDIKKTISNYNEKLN, translated from the coding sequence ATGTATCTGATAACAAACAGAAAATTATGTAGTGAGGAACGATATTTAGAAGTTATTAAAGAGTCTATATTGAGTGGTGTAGAAAATATAATAATAAGAGAAAAGGATTTAGAATATCAAGAGCTAAGAAAATTATATATGAAAATAAAAACTAAAATCAATTGTATAGATTTTCAAGAGCAAATATCAGATGAAAGTTTGAAAACTAATATAAATCAAAAAGAGTTTAGAAATAAATTCAAGGTTAATTTTATAATAAATAGTAACATTGAATTTTTTGAAAAAGTGGATTGTCAAGGTATCCATCTTCCTTTTAAATTATTCTTGAATTTAATTGAAAATAAGTATAATTTTAATGAAAATAAAATACTAGGATTATCTTTACATAAAGTAGAGGAAGTAGATTATTTAGAAAAATTAATAAGAAATCAAAATATAAAAATAGATTACATAACATTATCACATATATATGAAACTAAATGTAAAGAAGGATTAAATCCAAAAGGAATTGAGCTTTTAAAAGAAGCTAAAAAGATTACTGATATTAAAATAATTGCACTTGGGGGAATTTTACCATCTAATGTCAAGGAAACATTAAAATACTGTGATGATTTTGCTATAATGTCAACTATAATGAGGTCTAAAGATATTAAAAAAACCATATCAAATTATAATGAAAAGTTGAATTAG